A single region of the Lepus europaeus isolate LE1 chromosome 1, mLepTim1.pri, whole genome shotgun sequence genome encodes:
- the GSTK1 gene encoding glutathione S-transferase kappa 1, which translates to MGPPPRTVELFYDVLSPYSWLGFEVLCRYQKLWNVQLQLRPALIAGIMRDSGNKPPAMVPRKGKYLRSDLRLQGEHFQVPVRFPKDFFSVILEKGSVSAMRFLTALSMQRPEMLEKVSRELWMRVWSRDEDITEPQSILAAAERAGLSAEDARALLEKISTPQVKNQLRETTEAACRYGAFGLPTTVAHVDGQTHMLFGSDRMELLAHLLGEKWMGPVPPVLSARL; encoded by the exons ATGGGGCCCCCGCCGCGCACCGTGGAGCTCTTCTACGATGTGCTGTCCCCCTACTCCTGGCTGGGCTTCGAG GTGCTGTGCCGGTATCAGAAGCTCTGGAACGTGCAGCTGCAGCTGCGGCCCGCCCTCATTGCAGGGATCATGAGAGACAGCG GAAACAAGCCTCCAGCGATGGTGCCTCGAAAAGGAAAATACTTGAGAAGTGACCTGAGGCTCCAGGGAGAGCATTTCCAAGTCCCCGTCCGATTCCCAAAGGATTTCTTCTCTGTGATTCTTGAAAAAG GAAGTGTGTCTGCCATGCGATTCCTCACTGCCTTGAGCATGCAACGCCCAGAGATGCTGGAGAAGGTGTCCAGAGAGCTGTGGATGCGCGTCTGGTCACGG GATGAAGACATCACGGAGCCCCAGAGCATCCTGGCG GCTGCAGAGAGGGCTGGTCTGTCTGCAGAAGACGCCCGAGCACTGCTAGAGAAGATATCCACACCGCAGGTGAAGAACCAGCTCAGGGAGACCACGGAGGCAGCCTGCAGATACGGG GCCTTTGGGCTACCTACCACCGTGGCTCACGTGGATGGCCAGACCCACATGTTATTTGGCTCTGACCGCATGGAGTTACTGGCACACCTGCTGG GAGAGAAGTGGATGGGCCCTGTGCCTCCAGTCCTGAGTGCCAGACTTTGA
- the LOC133764121 gene encoding large ribosomal subunit protein eL39-like, with amino-acid sequence MSSHKTFRIKRFLAKKQKQNSPIPQWIRMKADNKIRYNSKRRHWRRTKLGL; translated from the coding sequence ATGTCGTCTCACAAGACCTTCAGAATCAAGAGGTTCctggccaaaaaacaaaaacaaaacagcccCATTCCACAATGGATTCGTATGAAAGCTGATAATAAAATCAGGTATAACTCCAAGAGGAGACATTGGAGAAGAACCAAGCTGGGTCTATAA